Sequence from the Bacteroidales bacterium genome:
CAACCCATAATGCGACCCTTGTTTTCAAAAATTTGTACATAATTGATGTTTTCTAATTTACTCAAATCAAGGTATTCTTGTTGCCATACGGAAATCACTTTTTCAATATCCGCTACCGGCATTTCAGACAGACTTTTGGAGTGATCGGGTGAAAAACAAATTACTTTACAAATACCTGATTCACTTTCTGCTTTTAATAAGCCGTTATTGATCTGAAATTGTTGTTCATTTGTTTTTAAAGCAGAAAAATCGTTTATAAAAACATATGTGTCTTTATATAACGGATTAGCAGCACCGGTAGATCGTATATTTCCCGGACACAAGTAACATTCGGCATCATATGATTCACGTTGACGGATTGCAACTTTATCCTCCTTTCCCTGCCAAGGTCGCCGGTTACGATGAGGAGAAACCAACACCCATTCACCTGTCAGGATATTGTATCGCCTGTGTGAGTTAATTTGCAGTTGTTTCTTCATGTTTCAATTATTTGTGTTCCGGCGGAAATACGCACCGGATAAGTGCTGACAGATCGATTAAATTTTAATTGGTATTCCTTGTTTACAGCAGATATAAAATCCTGTATTCTGTCTTTTTTTATTAGTTGAAGAGTACAGCCTCCAAAGCCTCCCCCCATCATACGACTGCCAATAACTGCATCATGCTCTGTCGCCATATCTACGATAAAATCAAGCTCTGCACAACTAACTTCATATAAATCCCGCAAGCCCTCATGTGAGGCAAAGAGCAATTCTCCCAGTTTTTGCCAATGCCTGTTTTCAACGGCTGTTCTAACTGATCTGACACGCTCATTTTCTTCAATCACATATCGGCATCTGTTATAAACCGTTTCAGACATTTTTTCCCTCAATGCATTCAACTGCTCCAAATCAGCTACACTCAATGACTTTAATTCGGGATTTTTGCTTTGCAGTATTCTCAAGCCCTCTTTACATTCTGCTTTTCTCCGGTTGTAAGGCGAATCGTTAAGCCGGTGCTTAACGTTTGTATTGATCAGCAACAATTGATAATCCTCTAATTGTACAGGAATGTGCTGAAATGATAAATCGGAACAATCCAGCAGAAGTGCATGCCCGGCTTTTCCGTGTAAATTGACAAATTGATCCATGATTCCACACTCCACTCCCGCAAACTTGTGCTCGGCATTCACTGATATTTGTATCATATTTTCTTTGCTGAGCCCCAAATTGAACAGTTCATTCAGTCCGAAAATAATGCTGTTTTCTAATGCTGCTGAAGAAGATAATCCTGCTCCAATCGGAATGTTTCCGGAAAAAGCAATATCAAAATTACCTGTTTGCAATCCTCTTTCTTGAAGTCCCCAAACTACTCCTGTTACATAGTTTTTCCAGCTTCCCTGTTCATGCTTTTCAAGATTTTTGAGATTAATATCCAATGTTTCATCAAAGTCCAAGGCATATATTCCGGAAACGGTTCTATTACTTTTTGCCAAAGCACATATGATATGCTTGTCAATAGTTGCAGGAAATACCAAGCCTTTATTGTAATCGGTATGTTCGCCGATGAGATTTATTCTTCCGGGCGATCCAATCAACAAAGGCTTTTGATTAAACCTGTCTTCAAATGCTGACTTCACATGCTTTATTAACTGTTTATTCATCCTGATCAAATTATGAAAAGTAATAGTAAATTGCCAGCACAATGACAGTAATACCAATGCTTGCGAATTTTATAAACTTCCAGGGAGTGATATTCACTTCACGAGTATAGTGTTGCCGGTACGCTTTGGATCTCGGGACTATTTTTCCTATCACTAACATCACAGTAATATTGAGTACAAACAACATAGCCATAACATGTAAGAAGTGAGGGTAATTTTCCGGCCCAAACACATACGGTTTCAGGATAAATTGGCTGATACTGTACAAGACAACCCCGGATACAACAGCAATCTTTGCGGCCAAAGCAGGAACATATTTGGTTATGTATCCGACAAAAATAATGGTGAGAATAGGAATGCTGTAGCAACCGTTCACTTCTTGCAAGTAACCAAATAATCCGGCAGGTGCATTAGCAATTAAGGGAGCAATACACATGGCGAGAATTGCCAATAATATACCGAATGATTTCCCTGCTTTTACCACCTGCTTTTCAGTTGCTTTCTTATTTATGTGAGTTTTGTATATATCCAAGCCAAAGAGCGTTACGGAACTGTTCAAGGCAGAATTAAAGGAACTTAAAACCGCTCCGAACAATACGGCAGCAAAAAATCCCAATAATGAAGCCGGTAATACTTTGTTCACCAATAAAGGATAGGCTTCATCCGGATTCTCCAGCGTGTCCCCAAACATATGGAAAGCTATTACTCCGGGCAACACCACTATCAACGGCCCGAGTATCTTAATGAACGAAGCCAAGAGTAAGCCTTTCTGACCCTCTTTCAGATTTTTCGCGCCTAATGCTCGTTGAATAATGGCTTGGTTGGTTCCCCAATAGAACAACTGCACCAACATCATTCCGGTAAAAATGGTGCCGAACGGAACCGAAGCATTTCTTCCTCCCAGCACTTTGAATTTCTCCGGGTTCGTTTTCATTAATACATCTAATCCGCCCAAAATACTTCCTTCACCTATTGCAATTAAGCCTAAAACAGGTATTAGTAATCCGCCGATTAACAGACCTACTGCATTCAGCGTATCTGAAACTGCTACTGCTTTTAATCCTCCAAAAATGGCATATACAGACCCGATAATGCCAATTCCCCATACTGTTATCCACAGTGCTTTTGTTTCCGAAACATTCAGAAGTTCCGGAATGTTAAACATGGTATTGATAGCTAATGCACCTGAATAGAGAACAATAGGCAACAAAACAACAACATAACCGCTTAAAAATAATCCTGAAGTTATAGTTTTTGTTGCTTTATCGTATCGTCTTTCCAAAAACTGCGGTACTGTGGAAATACCGCCTTTCAAATATCTCGGCAACAATACCAGAGCTGTTACCACCATTGCAACAGCGGCAAGTGTTTCCCAAGCCATCACTAAAATACCTTCCCTAAATGCTGCACCGTTCAAGCCGACTATTTGCTCGGTAGATAAATTGGTAAGCAACAGAGAGCCTGCTATCACTACACCCGTTAAACTTCTTCCTCCGAGAAAGTATCCGTCTGAAGTGCTGTCTGCTGTTTTTCTTGTGGCGATGTAGGATATAAATGCCACTAAAAGCGTGAAAATTAGAAAGGAGACTATTTGAATCATGTTATTTTCTTTGGTTCAATCGGATTTGCCACAGATTCACAGATTTAATTATCTTAAAAAAAATAAAAAATTTGAATTACTTTTCAACCTTAATTTATTACGTGTCTTTTTTATAGTATTTAAATTATTCTTTGAAAATCTGTGAATCTGTGGCATTTAAATAAAGTTTTTACTAATATTATTAACACTGATTAGTTACTATTTATTTAATGAAAATTTATATATTGTTTTTTGTTTATATGTTTTTCCTGCCTGAAGTACTGTTGACGGAAAATTGTTGTGATTCGGAGAATCCGGAAAATGCTGTGCTTCCAAACAAAATGCAGTTCTGTGATTATATTTTGTGCTGTCTTCTCCAATATCAGATCCGTCAAGAAAATTGCCGGAGTAGAATTGTAATCCGGGTTCTGTAGTATATATTTCCATTTTTCTTCCCGAAACAGGCTCACGAACAATTGCAGCCAAGCTTAACGAATCCGGTGTTTTATTTAAAACCCAGTTATGGTCATAACCTTTTCCGTATTGAAGTTGTATATAATCATCATTAATTCGTTTGCCTATAGTTGTAAATTCCGTAAAGTCCATTGGGGTTTCTTTTACTTCTGTTATTTGTCCTGTCGGAATCAGTTCATTGTTTACAGGTGTGAAGCTGTCGGCAAAAATTTTAAGTTCATGTTCAAGAATATCAGATTTTCCTGCATCTTTAAGATTGAAAAATGAATGATGAGTAAGATTGATAATTGTATTCTTATCGCACTCAGCACTATAATCAATTATTAATTCGTTTTCATCGGTAAATGTGTATTTTACATAAACGGTTAAATTGCCGGGATATCCTTCTTCGCCGGCTTTGCTGAAGTATTTGAATTTTACAAAATGTTGAGCATCATTGTTTTTATATTCTGCCGTCTCCCAAATTACATTGTGAAAACCTTTCGGCCCGCCATGAAGATGATTGTTTCTGTTGTTGGTTGCCAAAGAATATTCAGTATCGTTTAAAACAAATTTCCCTTTATTAATTCGGTTTCCGTATCGTCCTATTATTGCTCCAAAGTACGGATTTCCGCTGATGTATTCTTCCGGAGTATCATAGCTTAATACAATATCATCAATATTCCCGTTCTTGTCAGGTACATTTATTGACATAATTTTTGCCCCGAAATTTGTTATTTTAACAGAACAATTGGTTTTATTCGACAGGATAAAGGTTTTTAATTGTTTTTCCATATTACCGGGTTTGTCTTCTCTTCCGCAAGAAAAAACTGTTATTAACAAAAAGAATAATGTGGATTTTAGGATGTTTTTTTTCATGTGTTTGAATTTTTATAGGCTATGGTTTAGATATTCTGTGAAATACATAAGTTGTAATAATCCCGACCGGGATTAAACAATAGTAACCACAGGTGCAACCTATGGAAGTACCCGTATAGATGAAAAGGAACTCCGACAGGAGTTCAACACCTTTCGGTGTTGATGTTTTCTATTCATACATTACCCACAGGTTACACCTGTGGTTACTATTGTTTTACTGCTCCGCAGTAATATAAAGTTATCCAAAAATATTTAAACCATAGCCTTTTTATATTATACTCTGTTATTATTGATATTCACTATATTAACTCGTCCGATGTAAACTAATTAGTGTCTGTCTATAAAGTCAGTGTTTGGTTCAGAATGTTTGAGTTCGAGGCATCCGAAATGTTTATAATCAGGAGTCCGTCAGCTGACGGATGACTGATTATAAACATAAGGATAACGAAGAAATCGGACATTATGGACAAACACTAATTAACATCTGTTTTCTTTTAATTAATTTTTATACAATTCAATCAAGTTTCCATTCAAGAATACCTCCTGAAAAGCCTTCTTGCAATTTGACTTCTAACTTTACAGATTTTGTTTTTATACTTGAGATTTCGATAGTAGTAAATTCATCTTTTAAAACCGGGTATTCACCATGTTTCGATATTTCTTTCCGGACTCCGTTTTTCAGATATGTTACCTTCCATGTTTCCGGAACTCTGCAACCACCGTCAGGCCCGTCATCGAACCAATATATATGAATATGACTTATTGTTGTTTCTTCTTTAAAGTCATATTGCACCCATTCTGTTGTTCCTTTATGATCCCAAAATGTTAACCTCGGAATTTCATGATCATTTGAGTTTTTTGGAATAAGCTGATCATTGACTGCAAGAATTTGATCGTGAATATATGATGCAGATACTTTGGCTTCGGATGCTATAGTCGGCGGCGGAGTTGGGTTAGCTGCCGATTTCTCGTAAGGGAACCAAACTGCCATTTCGCCGTTTCCTCTGTGTGCCCAAGCATAATACGGAACAGCAATGAAGTTTTGTTCTGTTTCTGTTGCAGTATTATCTGATTTATTTATTGATAAGGATTTTGATTTTCCTTTTAAAATGTTAATGCCTTTAATCAGGTTTTCTTTATATTCATAAGTAAAATCAGTATTTTTATCTAATAACAGATTTCGAACTTTCCCGCCGTTATCAATCCATTCAGCACAATATACTAAAGGTCCTCTTTCAACAGAGAATTTTCCTTTATCTTCCTTAACTTTTTCATGTGCAACAACTTTTCGAACAGGCATCGGAAAATCAATCTCAATAATATCTCCTTTTTCCCATTGCCTGTTTATTTTAGCATATCCGTTGGTGATATTATATTTTGTTTCTTTGTTGTTGATTTTAATTACAGGTTTCTGATCGGATTCTTTCATATAATGATATAAATCAGACGGTACGGGTTTGTTTTGAGCCCATCCCGGAATTCTTAATGATACAGTAAATTTTGATTTGGTTTCAGGTTCAATATTGATTTTTACATTTCCGTTCCACGGATAATCGGTGCTTTGCGATACAATTATTTCCCCGAAATTCATATTTATATTTGCCTTATTCCCGATATACAGATTGATAAATAAATCATCTTTTGTGTGTGCATATACATATCCGGGTAATGACGGTAAAAAGCGAACAACA
This genomic interval carries:
- the galK gene encoding galactokinase, which translates into the protein MNKQLIKHVKSAFEDRFNQKPLLIGSPGRINLIGEHTDYNKGLVFPATIDKHIICALAKSNRTVSGIYALDFDETLDINLKNLEKHEQGSWKNYVTGVVWGLQERGLQTGNFDIAFSGNIPIGAGLSSSAALENSIIFGLNELFNLGLSKENMIQISVNAEHKFAGVECGIMDQFVNLHGKAGHALLLDCSDLSFQHIPVQLEDYQLLLINTNVKHRLNDSPYNRRKAECKEGLRILQSKNPELKSLSVADLEQLNALREKMSETVYNRCRYVIEENERVRSVRTAVENRHWQKLGELLFASHEGLRDLYEVSCAELDFIVDMATEHDAVIGSRMMGGGFGGCTLQLIKKDRIQDFISAVNKEYQLKFNRSVSTYPVRISAGTQIIET
- a CDS encoding solute:sodium symporter family transporter, with amino-acid sequence MIQIVSFLIFTLLVAFISYIATRKTADSTSDGYFLGGRSLTGVVIAGSLLLTNLSTEQIVGLNGAAFREGILVMAWETLAAVAMVVTALVLLPRYLKGGISTVPQFLERRYDKATKTITSGLFLSGYVVVLLPIVLYSGALAINTMFNIPELLNVSETKALWITVWGIGIIGSVYAIFGGLKAVAVSDTLNAVGLLIGGLLIPVLGLIAIGEGSILGGLDVLMKTNPEKFKVLGGRNASVPFGTIFTGMMLVQLFYWGTNQAIIQRALGAKNLKEGQKGLLLASFIKILGPLIVVLPGVIAFHMFGDTLENPDEAYPLLVNKVLPASLLGFFAAVLFGAVLSSFNSALNSSVTLFGLDIYKTHINKKATEKQVVKAGKSFGILLAILAMCIAPLIANAPAGLFGYLQEVNGCYSIPILTIIFVGYITKYVPALAAKIAVVSGVVLYSISQFILKPYVFGPENYPHFLHVMAMLFVLNITVMLVIGKIVPRSKAYRQHYTREVNITPWKFIKFASIGITVIVLAIYYYFS
- a CDS encoding galactose mutarotase, which produces MKKNILKSTLFFLLITVFSCGREDKPGNMEKQLKTFILSNKTNCSVKITNFGAKIMSINVPDKNGNIDDIVLSYDTPEEYISGNPYFGAIIGRYGNRINKGKFVLNDTEYSLATNNRNNHLHGGPKGFHNVIWETAEYKNNDAQHFVKFKYFSKAGEEGYPGNLTVYVKYTFTDENELIIDYSAECDKNTIINLTHHSFFNLKDAGKSDILEHELKIFADSFTPVNNELIPTGQITEVKETPMDFTEFTTIGKRINDDYIQLQYGKGYDHNWVLNKTPDSLSLAAIVREPVSGRKMEIYTTEPGLQFYSGNFLDGSDIGEDSTKYNHRTAFCLEAQHFPDSPNHNNFPSTVLQAGKTYKQKTIYKFSLNK